ACTGGTCCGTACCTTCCTGAGTTTCACCCTGGAGGTCGAGCTGACCGGTAGCTGGCCCTGGCAGCGCAGCAGTCAGGAAAAACCAGAACAGGACTGAAAGTGCTTGCCTTGAGCGCTGCCTCGCGTTCAGCATGGGTTAATTCCGCAGCTCGATCTGCATTTGACCCATGCCGCCGCGCAGGTACTTTCATGCTCAGTTCACCACCCCGGATTTTATCCATCAACGCCGCACGTCGGCGCAGCATCGCTGTGGGCGCGAAATCGCAGCAAACCGGACTGTTCAAGGAACCTTTGGCGGGGCCGGTAATGATCGATGCCAATGGGCTGCCTGGCGATGAGATCATCAACAGACGTTTCCATGGCGGCCCGGATCAGGCGGTTTATCTGTATAGCCAGCAGGATATCGACTGGTGGGCGGAGCAGCTGCAGCGCGAAATCGGTCCCGGCTTTTTTGGCGAGAATCTGACCATCAGCCACTGGTGGTCAGAGGTGCGTGTTGGTGATCGCCTGCAAGTCGGCGATCTACTGATGGAAGTGACTGCGCCGCGGGTACCCTGTGCGGTGATGGCCGCACGGGTGGGCAACCCGGCTTTCGTCAAACAGTTTATCAAGGCTTGCCGCGGCGGTGCCTATGTTCGGGTGCTGCACGCCGGGCCTTTGAGTGTCGGTGACAGCCTGGACGTTGCGCGGGTCCAGGTCGAACATCCAACGGTCGACGAGATTTTCCGCTATTGGCACGGCAAGACGCCTAACGCCGATTTCCTCCGCCGCACGCTGGCCGCGCCGATAGCGATCATCCTGCGCGAAGCCCTGGAAAAGCGATTGCCGGAAGCCGAGGCCGCTACCGGACAGTTGCCCGGTCTCTGAGAACATGGCCACCGAGACGCTCTACCATTGGCTGGCAAATGCGGTGCTGGCCCTGCATTTGAGCCTGGTGGCGTTTGTGGTGTTAGGTCTGCTGCTGGTGCTCGTCGGCAACCTGCGCCATTGGCGCTGGGTCAATAATGTCTGGTTCAGGCTGGCGCATCTGGCGACTATCGGCGTAGTGGTAGCCCAGGCCTGGTTGGGTGTTATCTGCCCGCTGACCACCCTGGAGATGTGGCTGCGCAGTCAGGCAGGAACGGCGGTTTACGCGGGCAGCTTTATCCAGTACTGGTTTCAGCAATTATTGTATTACGACGCGCCGGACTGGCTCTTTATCCTGGCCTACAGTGTTTTTGCACTATTGGTGGTGGGGAGTTGGTGGGTGTTCCCGCCACGTTGGCGGCGTTCGGTGTCAGCCGAGCGTTGAATGGATTATGGGGGAAGGATTGTGAACCAATTACGACATCTACCAGCCTGGCTAACGCTGGCCTGTCTGCCACTGGCCGCGTGCGCGGCGCCGGAGCCAGCGAAGGTTGATTGCGCCGAAGCGATCAGTACGTTGGAAATCAATCAGTGCGCCCAGGCCGAGGTGCAGCAGGCGGAACAGCAACTGGAAGACTATCTGAGTGCGGCGCGGCAACGTTATGCGCAGGACTCGGAGGCGCTGACTGCACTGCAGACCGCGCAGCAGAGCTGGAGCCAGTTCCGCCAGGAGCATTGCGCTGCGGTCTATAGCTTATGGCGTGAGGGCAGCATTCGCGGGCTGATGCATAACCAGTGCATGCTGCAACAGACCCGCCAGCGCACGCATGACGTTTGGCAGGTCTATCTGACCTCTATGGATAACAGCACCCCGGTGCTGCCTGAGCCTGCCGTTGAGGCTGCCGAGTAGCACAGGGGATGGACTTTCAATGCCATTAGTCGCGCTCTAGGGCCAAGGCGACACCCTGGCCGCCGCCGATACACAGTGTGGCCAGACCTTTCTTCGCATCGCGGCGGAGCATTTCGTGCAGCAGGGTCACCAGTACCCGGCAGCCGGAGGCGCCGATGGGGTGGCCCAGCGCAATAGCGCCGCCGTTGACGTTGACCTTGTCAGCATCCCACTTCAGTTCCTTGCCGACCGCCAGCGCCTGGGCAGCAAAGGCTTCGTTGGCTTCGATCAGGTCCAGGTCGTCAATCTGCCAGCCAGCTTTGGTCAAACAGCGCTGGGTCGCAGACACCGGCGCTATGCCCATGATCGCCGGGTCTACACCCGCATTGGCATAAGCCGCGATTTTTGCCAGCACCGGCAGGCCCAGTTCTTTGGCCTTCTCTGCGCTCATCAACATCACCGCTGCCGCACCGTCATTCAGGCCGGAAGCATTGCCAGCGGTGACACTGCCATCCTTTTTGAACGCACTGCGCAGCCGGCTAAGGGTTTCGGTGGTGGTGCCGGCGCGCGGTTGTTCGTCTTTGTCGACCAGCAGGGCGTCACCCTTGCGCTGTGCCACATTGACCGGGGTGATTTCGGCGTCGAAATAGCCGGCTTCCTGGGCGGCAACGGCTTTCTGCTGGGACGCAGCAGAGAAGGCATCCTGTTCTTCGCGGCTGATCTGATATTTATCCACCAGATTCTCGGCGGTAATACCCATATGGTAATCGTTGAACGCATCCCAGAGCCCGTCGTGGATCATGCTGTCGATCAGCGTACCGTGGCCCATGCGCTGACCTTTACGTGACGTGGGCAGTAGGTGTGGAGACAGACTCATGGACTCCTGACCACCGGCGATGATGATCTCGGCATCGCCACAGCGAATTGCCTGGGCTCCGAGGTGCAAGGCCTTGAGGCCGGAGCCGCAGACTTTGTTCAGATTCAGAGCTGGAACGGAAAAGGGCAGGCCACCGTGGATGGCTGCCTGGCGTGCGGGGTTCTGACCACAGCCGGCCGTCAGCACCTGGCCGAGGATGACTTCATCTACGCTGGCGGGGTCGATCCCGGTCTTTTCCAGCAAAGCGCGGATAACCGTGGCGCCCAGTTGGTGGGCGGGCACGTTGGCGAACTGCCCGGAAAAACTGCCGATGGCGGTGCGGGTGGCGGCAACGATCACTACGTCATGCATGAAAAAACCCTCTGTGCAGTTCCCAAAAGGAAACAGCATAGAGGGCTCGTCAGGTCAGAACAAGTTGTCTCAGGCGCGATTCAATCGGTTTGCCACCAGCTCATCGACTACCGCTGGGTCAGCGAGTGTCGAGGTATCGCCGAGGGTATCCAGTTCATCGCACGCGATCTTGCGCAAAACCCGGCGCATGATCTTGCCTGAACGAGTCTTCGGCAGGCCCGGCGTCCACTGCACGAAATCAGGCTTGGCGAAGGAGCCGACCTGTTCGGCGACGAAAGCCTTGAGCTCTTTGACCAGTTCATCGCTCGGGGTAATGCCGCGCATTGGCATCACGTAGGCGTAAATGCACTGGCCTTTGATGTCGTGCGGGCAACCCACCACAGCCGCCTCCGCCACGGAATCGTGCAGCACCAGAGCGCTTTCCACTTCGGCAGTGCCGATGCGGTGACCGGAGACGTTCAGCACATCGTCGACTCGGCCGGTGATCCAGTAATAACCGTCCTCATCACGCCGCGCACCGTCGCCAGTGAAATACACTCCCTTGTAGGCGCTGAAGTAGGTATCGATCAGCCGTTGATGATCGCCGTACACGGTGCGGATCTGGCTCGGCCAGGAACGCTTGATGATCAGGTTGCCGCTGGCCACGCCTTCCAGCTCGTTGCCTTCGGGGTCAACCAGGGCCGGCTCCACGCCAAAGAACGGGCGGGTGGCCGAGCCTGGCTTGAGATCGGTAGCGCCGGGTAAAGGCGTGATCATGATTGCACCGGTTTCGGTCTGCCACCAGGTATCGACGATAGGGCAACGCATCTCACCCACTACGTGGTAATACCATTCCCAGGCTTCCGGATTGATCGGCTCGCCGACGCTGCCGAGCAGGCGCAGGCTGGCGCGCGACGTTTTGGTCACCAGTTCGTTGCCCTGAGCCATCAGCGCGCGGATCGCAGTCGGCGCGGTGTAGAAGATATTGACCTTGTGCTTGTCGACAATATCCCAGCAGCGGGAGGCGTCGGGGTAGGTAGGCACACCTTCAAACATCAGTGTGGTGGCGCCGTTGCACAGCGGACCATAAACGATATAGGAGTGACCGGTAATCCAGCCGACATCGGCGGTACACCAGTAAACTTCGCCGTCGTGGTAGTCGAATACATAGTGGTGGGTCATGGCCGAGCCGAGCAGATAGCCGCCAGTGGTGTGCAACACGCCCTTGGGCTTGCCGGTCGAGCCGGAGGTATACAGAATGAACAGTGGATCTTCACTGTCCATGATCTCGGGCGGGCAATCAGTGCTCACCGCGGCGCAGGCCTCGTGATACCAGATATCCCGATGTTCGTGCCATTCCACATCGCCGCCGGTGCGCTTGACGGTGACCACGGTATGCACGTTGGGGCACTCTTTCAGCGCCTTTTCCACGTTCTGTTTCAGCGGTACACGCTTACCGCCGCGCACGCCTTCGTCAGCGGTAATCACCGCTTGGCAATCCGAATCATTGATACGGTCACGCAACGCGTCGGGCGAGAAGCCGCCAAAAACCACGGAATGCACTGCGCCGAT
This genomic stretch from Halopseudomonas pelagia harbors:
- a CDS encoding acetyl-CoA C-acetyltransferase; the encoded protein is MHDVVIVAATRTAIGSFSGQFANVPAHQLGATVIRALLEKTGIDPASVDEVILGQVLTAGCGQNPARQAAIHGGLPFSVPALNLNKVCGSGLKALHLGAQAIRCGDAEIIIAGGQESMSLSPHLLPTSRKGQRMGHGTLIDSMIHDGLWDAFNDYHMGITAENLVDKYQISREEQDAFSAASQQKAVAAQEAGYFDAEITPVNVAQRKGDALLVDKDEQPRAGTTTETLSRLRSAFKKDGSVTAGNASGLNDGAAAVMLMSAEKAKELGLPVLAKIAAYANAGVDPAIMGIAPVSATQRCLTKAGWQIDDLDLIEANEAFAAQALAVGKELKWDADKVNVNGGAIALGHPIGASGCRVLVTLLHEMLRRDAKKGLATLCIGGGQGVALALERD
- a CDS encoding DUF2784 domain-containing protein, producing the protein MATETLYHWLANAVLALHLSLVAFVVLGLLLVLVGNLRHWRWVNNVWFRLAHLATIGVVVAQAWLGVICPLTTLEMWLRSQAGTAVYAGSFIQYWFQQLLYYDAPDWLFILAYSVFALLVVGSWWVFPPRWRRSVSAER
- the acs gene encoding acetate--CoA ligase, with the translated sequence MYKIENHKVSDAARVDSHLDEAGYHKLYKQSIDEPDTFWVEQAERFLTWDKPWSKVHESDMSKGEAAWFIDGKLNVSVNCIDRHLDKRGDQTAIIWEGDEPSDSKNISYRELHEHVCRLANVLRARGVKKGDRVCLYMPMIPEAAYAMLACSRIGAVHSVVFGGFSPDALRDRINDSDCQAVITADEGVRGGKRVPLKQNVEKALKECPNVHTVVTVKRTGGDVEWHEHRDIWYHEACAAVSTDCPPEIMDSEDPLFILYTSGSTGKPKGVLHTTGGYLLGSAMTHHYVFDYHDGEVYWCTADVGWITGHSYIVYGPLCNGATTLMFEGVPTYPDASRCWDIVDKHKVNIFYTAPTAIRALMAQGNELVTKTSRASLRLLGSVGEPINPEAWEWYYHVVGEMRCPIVDTWWQTETGAIMITPLPGATDLKPGSATRPFFGVEPALVDPEGNELEGVASGNLIIKRSWPSQIRTVYGDHQRLIDTYFSAYKGVYFTGDGARRDEDGYYWITGRVDDVLNVSGHRIGTAEVESALVLHDSVAEAAVVGCPHDIKGQCIYAYVMPMRGITPSDELVKELKAFVAEQVGSFAKPDFVQWTPGLPKTRSGKIMRRVLRKIACDELDTLGDTSTLADPAVVDELVANRLNRA
- a CDS encoding lysozyme inhibitor LprI family protein, with the protein product MNQLRHLPAWLTLACLPLAACAAPEPAKVDCAEAISTLEINQCAQAEVQQAEQQLEDYLSAARQRYAQDSEALTALQTAQQSWSQFRQEHCAAVYSLWREGSIRGLMHNQCMLQQTRQRTHDVWQVYLTSMDNSTPVLPEPAVEAAE
- a CDS encoding MOSC domain-containing protein; translated protein: MLSSPPRILSINAARRRSIAVGAKSQQTGLFKEPLAGPVMIDANGLPGDEIINRRFHGGPDQAVYLYSQQDIDWWAEQLQREIGPGFFGENLTISHWWSEVRVGDRLQVGDLLMEVTAPRVPCAVMAARVGNPAFVKQFIKACRGGAYVRVLHAGPLSVGDSLDVARVQVEHPTVDEIFRYWHGKTPNADFLRRTLAAPIAIILREALEKRLPEAEAATGQLPGL